DNA sequence from the Brooklawnia cerclae genome:
CGCGTCGGGGTCGGGGCCGGTGGCAGACAGTGTCAGGCCCAGTTCGCTGACGGTTCCGTCGGCCGACGACCACCTCCACCGCTGGCCGCCGACGTCCAGGAGCCCGTGGGACGGCTCCGCCCCGGCGTCCGTGGAGGTCTCCCGCGCTCCCGCGCGGTCGAAGAGGTCGCCGCGCCTGGCCACGTCGGGCCAGCCGGTCGAGGCGAGCGCGCCGAGCAGTCGGCGCACGATGGCAACGGTCTCTTCCATCCGGACAGCTTAGGGCTCAGAGACGATCGAGCGGTTCGTCGGGCAGCAGCACCGTGCCGCGGTCGAAGGCGGACGCGTCCCCCCTGCTCGACAGCCAGAAGGCGGTCGCGAAGCCCGCCATCAGCACCGTGAGCCAGACGAAGACGGCCACGGGCCGGCCCGAGTCGGGTAGCACGAGAGCGGCCAGGCAAGCGCCGACGACGACGCCGAGGTTGTTGAGGATGTCGTAGATCACCATGACCCGGCCACGAGCCCAGTCGGGCACATGTGCCTGGACGACGGTGTCGGAACACACCTTGACGGTCTGCGCGCCCAGGCCTGTGACCAGCCCGATCACGACGAGCGCGACGTGCCCGAGGTGCCAGATGGGAAGCGCGGCGACGACCGTGCCCGCCACGAACGCCCAGCCGGTGGTCGCCCGCACCCCGATCCGGGCGCTGAGGGGGGTCGCGACGAGGCCGGAGACCGCGAAGCCCACCCCGCTGGCCAGGAACCAGACACCTATCCCGACCATGGCGCCCGCCGAGTCGTCGGGCGAGTGGAAGACGTGCCGGTAGACGATGACCGCTGTGGTCATCAAGATCCCGTAGCCGATCTTGACGCCGTGGACGGCGAGTATCCCGATGAACGCCGGACGATGGTGGGTCAACTCCCGCATCGCCACCGAGAAGCCGCTGAGCGCTTGGCCCCACGACGTGTGGTAGGCGTCCCGGTCGGGGCCGAGCGACATGCGGGCAAAGCGCGTGGTCAGCGACACCGCGCAGACGAACATGATCCCGGCCAGCAGGAAGACCAGACCGTCGGCCTGCCAGCTCTCGAACACCCGGCCGCTGCCGAGCCTGATCGCAGCGGCCGCGAGGCCCCCGAAGATGGCGGCCGAGGGGCCGATCATCGGCATGACGGAGGCCGCCTCGAGGTACTCGTCCGAGTCGACCGTATAGGGCATGCCCGCGCCGAGGGCGGCGAGCTGGAGCCTGTTGAGGCTGAGCGTCACGAGCAGCAGGACGTAGAGCCACGCCTGCCAGCCACCGGCGACGCGGTCGGTTCCCACGAGGAACGCCATGACGAGGGTCAGGCCCGCGCGGGCGATGTCGCACACGATGGTGATCCGCTGCCTTGGGAAACGATCGAGTATCGGGCTGACGAAGGGCCCGACGACGCTGAACGGGAGCATCACCAGTGCGACCACCCCGGCGATCGCGGCCGCGTTCGGCTGGGACTGCGGGCTGAACACGATGTAGGTGGCCATGCCCACCTGCACGACGCCGTCGCCGCCCTGCGACAGCAGGCGGACGATCACGAGTCGTCTGAACGCGG
Encoded proteins:
- a CDS encoding MFS transporter, coding for MNAVGRLMRLTRHPAFRRLVIVRLLSQGGDGVVQVGMATYIVFSPQSQPNAAAIAGVVALVMLPFSVVGPFVSPILDRFPRQRITIVCDIARAGLTLVMAFLVGTDRVAGGWQAWLYVLLLVTLSLNRLQLAALGAGMPYTVDSDEYLEAASVMPMIGPSAAIFGGLAAAAIRLGSGRVFESWQADGLVFLLAGIMFVCAVSLTTRFARMSLGPDRDAYHTSWGQALSGFSVAMRELTHHRPAFIGILAVHGVKIGYGILMTTAVIVYRHVFHSPDDSAGAMVGIGVWFLASGVGFAVSGLVATPLSARIGVRATTGWAFVAGTVVAALPIWHLGHVALVVIGLVTGLGAQTVKVCSDTVVQAHVPDWARGRVMVIYDILNNLGVVVGACLAALVLPDSGRPVAVFVWLTVLMAGFATAFWLSSRGDASAFDRGTVLLPDEPLDRL